From Vibrio splendidus, a single genomic window includes:
- the aceE gene encoding pyruvate dehydrogenase (acetyl-transferring), homodimeric type: MSDMKHDVDALETQDWLEALESVVREEGVERAQYLLEQVLDKARLDGVDMATGINTNYINTIPAAQEPAYPGDVTLERRIRSIIRWNAIMIVLRASKKDLDLGGHMASYQSAAAFYEVCFNHFFRAPNETDGGDLVYYQGHISPGIYSRAFVEGRLTEEQLDNFRQEVDGKGIPSYPHPKLMPEFWQFPTVSMGLGPISAIYQARFLKYLDGRGLKETSAQRVYAFLGDGEMDEPESRGAISFAAREKLDNLCFLINCNLQRLDGPVMGNGSIIQELEGLFKGAGWNVVKVIWGSNWDSLLAKDTTGKLLQLMNETIDGDYQTFKSKDGAYVREHFFGKYPETAALVADMTDDEIFALKRGGHDSSKLFAAFNNAKETNGKPTVILAKTVKGYGMGDAAEGKNIAHGVKKMDMTHVQHLRDRLGLEDILSDEKITELPYLKLEEGTPEYEYMHARRNALHGYTPARLPKFTQEFKVPELDAFAPLLGEQKRDISTTMAYVRTLNILLKDKNIGKNIVPIICDEARTFGMEGLFRQVGIYNPHGQEYTPEDKGIVSYYKEATSGQVLQEGINELGSMASWVAAATSYSTNDLPMIPFYIYYSMFGFQRIGDMAWLAGDQQARGFLLGATAGRTTLNGEGLQHEDGHSHIQANTIPNCISYDPTFAYELAVIMQDGIRRMYGENQENVYYYLTVMNENYAMPAMPEGAEEGIRKGIYKLESHAGAKGKVQLMSSGTIMNEARKAAEILSEEYGVASDVFSVTSFNELTRDGQAVERDNMLHPEAEEKVPYITTVLGKEPAIAVTDYMKNYAEQVRAYMPTESYKVLGTDGFGRSDSRANLRRHFEVNAGYIVVAALTELAKRGDIEKSVVAQAIAKFDIDTEKTNPQYA; the protein is encoded by the coding sequence ATGTCTGACATGAAGCATGACGTTGATGCTCTGGAAACTCAAGATTGGTTAGAAGCTCTTGAGTCAGTAGTACGTGAAGAAGGTGTAGAACGTGCACAGTATTTACTAGAACAAGTTCTAGATAAAGCGCGTTTAGATGGTGTTGATATGGCTACAGGCATCAACACAAACTACATCAACACAATTCCAGCAGCACAAGAGCCAGCTTACCCTGGTGACGTAACTCTTGAGCGTCGTATTCGTTCGATTATTCGCTGGAACGCAATCATGATTGTATTGCGTGCTTCTAAGAAAGACCTAGACCTTGGTGGTCACATGGCTTCTTACCAGTCAGCTGCAGCGTTCTACGAAGTATGTTTCAACCACTTCTTCCGTGCTCCAAATGAGACGGACGGTGGCGATCTAGTTTACTACCAAGGTCACATCTCTCCAGGTATCTACTCTCGTGCATTCGTTGAAGGTCGTCTAACTGAAGAACAGCTAGATAACTTCCGTCAAGAAGTTGATGGTAAAGGTATCCCTTCTTACCCGCACCCGAAACTGATGCCTGAGTTCTGGCAGTTCCCTACTGTATCTATGGGTCTTGGTCCGATCTCTGCGATCTACCAAGCGCGCTTCCTTAAGTACCTTGATGGCCGTGGCCTGAAAGAAACGTCAGCGCAACGCGTATACGCGTTCCTAGGTGACGGTGAGATGGATGAGCCAGAATCACGTGGTGCTATCTCTTTCGCTGCGCGTGAGAAGCTAGACAACCTATGTTTCCTAATCAACTGTAACCTACAGCGTCTAGACGGCCCTGTAATGGGTAACGGTAGCATCATCCAAGAACTTGAAGGCCTATTTAAAGGCGCAGGTTGGAACGTTGTTAAAGTTATCTGGGGTAGCAACTGGGATTCACTACTGGCTAAAGACACGACAGGTAAGCTTCTTCAACTGATGAATGAAACTATCGATGGTGACTACCAGACATTCAAATCTAAAGATGGCGCATACGTACGTGAGCACTTCTTTGGTAAGTACCCAGAAACAGCTGCACTAGTTGCAGACATGACTGATGACGAAATCTTCGCTCTTAAGCGTGGTGGCCACGATTCTTCTAAACTGTTTGCTGCATTCAACAATGCAAAAGAGACAAACGGTAAGCCAACTGTAATCCTAGCTAAGACTGTTAAAGGTTACGGCATGGGTGATGCAGCTGAAGGTAAGAACATTGCACACGGTGTTAAGAAAATGGACATGACTCATGTTCAACACCTACGTGATCGTCTAGGTCTAGAAGACATTCTTTCTGATGAGAAAATCACAGAGCTTCCTTACCTGAAACTAGAAGAAGGTACGCCTGAGTACGAATACATGCACGCTCGTCGTAACGCTCTTCACGGTTACACGCCTGCACGTCTTCCTAAGTTTACTCAAGAGTTCAAGGTTCCTGAGCTAGACGCATTCGCTCCTCTACTAGGTGAGCAGAAGCGTGATATCTCTACAACTATGGCTTATGTACGTACGCTAAACATCCTTCTTAAAGATAAGAACATTGGTAAGAACATTGTTCCTATCATCTGTGATGAAGCTCGTACATTCGGTATGGAAGGTCTATTCCGTCAGGTTGGTATCTACAACCCACACGGTCAAGAATACACACCTGAAGATAAAGGCATCGTTTCTTACTACAAAGAAGCAACGTCTGGTCAAGTTCTTCAAGAAGGTATCAACGAACTAGGTTCTATGGCTTCATGGGTTGCTGCAGCAACTTCATACAGCACAAACGATCTACCGATGATCCCGTTCTACATCTACTACTCAATGTTCGGTTTCCAACGTATTGGCGACATGGCTTGGTTAGCAGGCGACCAACAAGCTCGTGGCTTCCTACTAGGTGCTACTGCAGGTCGTACAACACTGAATGGTGAAGGTCTACAGCACGAAGATGGTCACTCGCACATTCAAGCGAACACGATCCCTAACTGTATCTCTTACGACCCAACGTTTGCTTACGAGCTAGCGGTTATCATGCAAGACGGTATCCGTCGCATGTACGGTGAGAACCAAGAGAACGTTTACTACTACCTAACAGTAATGAACGAGAACTACGCAATGCCAGCAATGCCAGAAGGCGCTGAAGAAGGCATTCGTAAGGGTATCTACAAGCTTGAATCTCACGCTGGTGCTAAGGGCAAAGTTCAACTAATGAGCTCTGGTACTATCATGAACGAAGCGCGTAAAGCGGCTGAAATTCTAAGCGAAGAGTACGGCGTAGCCTCTGACGTATTCTCTGTAACGTCGTTCAACGAACTAACTCGTGACGGCCAAGCGGTAGAGCGTGACAACATGCTTCACCCAGAAGCTGAAGAGAAAGTACCGTACATCACGACTGTTCTTGGTAAAGAACCTGCAATCGCAGTGACTGACTACATGAAGAACTACGCTGAGCAAGTACGTGCGTACATGCCAACTGAGTCTTACAAAGTACTTGGTACAGATGGTTTCGGCCGCTCTGACAGCCGTGCAAACCTACGTCGTCACTTCGAAGTTAACGCTGGCTACATCGTAGTTGCAGCTCTAACTGAACTGGCTAAACGTGGTGATATCGAGAAGTCTGTAGTTGCACAAGCAATTGCTAAGTTCGATATCGACACTGAAAAAACTAACCCGCAATACGCATAA
- the aceF gene encoding pyruvate dehydrogenase complex dihydrolipoyllysine-residue acetyltransferase produces the protein MTIEINVPDIGADEVEVTEILVNVGDKVEEEQSLITVEGDKASMEVPASQAGIVKEIKISEGDSVSTGSLIMIFEAEGAAAAPAAPAVEAAAPVAAAPAAAELKEVHVPDIGGDEVEVTEIMVAIGDAVEEEQSLLTVEGDKASMEVPAPFAGIVKEIKIASGDSVSTGSLVMVFEVAGSGAPVAAAPAPAAAPVAAAPAASAEKEVNVPDIGGDEVEVTEIMVAVGDTVEEEQSLITVEGDKASMEVPAPFAGTVKEIKIAAGDKVSTGSSIMTFVVEGAAPVAVAAPAQAAAPAAAPAPKAVAPAAGDFQENGDYAHASPVVRRLAREFGVNLSKVKGTGRKSRILKEDVQSYVKDALKRLESGAAASGKGGDGSALGLLPWPKVDFSKFGETEVQKLSKIKKISGANLHRNWVMIPHVTQWDNADITELEAFRKEQNAIEAKKDTGMKITPLVFIMKAVAKALEAFPAFNSSLSDDGESIILKKYVNVGIAVDTPNGLVVPVFKDVNKKGIYELSEELMVVSKKARSGKLTAADMQGGCFTISSLGGIGGTAFTPIVNAPEVGILGVSKSEIKPVWNGKEFQPRLQLPLSLSYDHRVIDGAEGARFITFLNSALSDIRRLVL, from the coding sequence ATGACAATCGAAATTAATGTACCAGACATCGGTGCTGACGAGGTTGAAGTAACTGAGATTCTTGTAAACGTTGGCGACAAGGTTGAAGAAGAGCAGTCACTGATCACTGTTGAAGGCGACAAAGCTTCAATGGAAGTTCCTGCGTCTCAAGCGGGTATCGTTAAAGAAATCAAGATTTCAGAAGGTGATTCTGTTTCTACTGGTTCTCTTATCATGATCTTCGAAGCGGAAGGTGCTGCAGCAGCACCGGCTGCTCCAGCAGTTGAAGCGGCGGCACCAGTTGCAGCTGCTCCTGCAGCAGCTGAGCTTAAAGAAGTTCACGTTCCTGATATCGGCGGTGATGAAGTTGAAGTAACTGAAATCATGGTAGCTATCGGTGACGCAGTAGAAGAAGAGCAATCTCTTCTTACTGTTGAAGGTGACAAGGCTTCAATGGAAGTACCTGCACCATTCGCTGGTATCGTTAAAGAAATCAAGATCGCTTCTGGTGATTCAGTATCTACTGGTTCTCTAGTAATGGTATTTGAAGTGGCAGGTTCTGGCGCACCAGTTGCAGCAGCTCCTGCTCCAGCGGCGGCACCAGTTGCAGCTGCTCCAGCAGCATCTGCTGAGAAAGAAGTAAACGTTCCTGATATCGGTGGCGACGAAGTAGAAGTTACTGAAATCATGGTAGCGGTTGGCGATACAGTAGAAGAAGAGCAATCTCTAATTACTGTTGAAGGCGACAAAGCTTCAATGGAAGTGCCTGCACCATTCGCTGGTACAGTAAAAGAGATCAAGATTGCAGCTGGTGACAAAGTGTCAACAGGCTCTTCAATCATGACTTTCGTTGTTGAAGGCGCAGCTCCAGTAGCAGTAGCGGCTCCAGCACAAGCAGCAGCTCCGGCAGCAGCACCTGCACCTAAAGCAGTAGCTCCAGCAGCTGGCGACTTCCAAGAGAACGGTGACTACGCGCACGCTTCTCCAGTTGTTCGTCGTCTTGCTCGCGAATTTGGCGTTAACCTTTCTAAGGTTAAAGGTACTGGTCGTAAGAGCCGTATCCTTAAAGAAGACGTTCAGTCTTACGTTAAAGATGCACTTAAGCGTCTAGAGTCTGGTGCTGCGGCATCTGGCAAAGGCGGCGACGGTTCTGCTCTTGGTCTACTACCATGGCCAAAAGTTGACTTCAGCAAGTTCGGCGAAACTGAAGTTCAGAAGCTTTCTAAGATTAAGAAGATCTCTGGCGCTAACCTGCACCGTAACTGGGTAATGATCCCGCACGTTACACAGTGGGACAACGCAGACATCACTGAGCTAGAAGCATTCCGTAAAGAACAGAACGCAATCGAAGCGAAGAAAGACACTGGCATGAAGATCACTCCACTTGTGTTCATCATGAAAGCTGTTGCTAAAGCGCTAGAAGCATTCCCTGCATTCAACTCGTCTCTTTCTGACGATGGCGAAAGCATCATTCTTAAGAAGTACGTAAACGTGGGTATCGCAGTTGATACACCAAACGGCCTAGTTGTTCCTGTTTTCAAAGACGTGAACAAGAAAGGTATTTACGAGCTATCTGAAGAACTAATGGTTGTTTCTAAGAAAGCTCGTTCTGGTAAGCTAACAGCGGCAGACATGCAAGGCGGTTGTTTCACAATCTCTAGCCTTGGTGGTATTGGCGGTACTGCATTTACACCAATCGTAAATGCGCCAGAAGTAGGTATCCTAGGTGTATCTAAGTCTGAGATTAAGCCAGTTTGGAATGGTAAAGAGTTCCAACCACGTCTACAGCTTCCACTGTCTCTATCATACGATCACCGCGTGATCGATGGTGCTGAAGGTGCACGCTTCATTACTTTCCTAAACAGCGCACTATCTGACATTCGTCGTCTAGTACTGTAA
- the pdhR gene encoding pyruvate dehydrogenase complex transcriptional repressor PdhR, protein MAYQRIRQPKLSDVIEQELERLIVEGTLAPGQQLPPERELAKQFDVSRPSIREAIQRLEAKRLLTRRQGGGTFVSENIWKSFSDPLLNLLSSHSETQLDLLESRHAMEGISAYFAALRGTDEDFARIQACQDKIHGAQDKGDIEAESAAVMAFLIALTEAAHNVVLLHIVRSLAPLLEQNVLENLKLLHRRKDVVEKVSIHRANIVDAIVSGQPEQAREMSHSHLAYIEETLLDLTKEESRRERSLRRIQQGK, encoded by the coding sequence ATGGCTTATCAAAGGATTCGTCAGCCAAAACTCTCGGACGTTATCGAACAAGAGTTAGAAAGGTTGATAGTGGAAGGAACACTGGCTCCAGGGCAGCAGTTGCCGCCTGAGCGCGAACTAGCGAAACAGTTCGATGTGTCTCGTCCTTCAATCCGAGAAGCGATACAACGTTTAGAAGCAAAACGCTTGCTTACTCGCCGTCAAGGTGGAGGTACGTTTGTTAGCGAAAATATCTGGAAAAGCTTTTCAGATCCTTTGCTTAATTTGTTGTCGTCCCATTCTGAAACCCAACTAGACTTGTTGGAATCGCGTCATGCGATGGAAGGGATTTCGGCTTACTTCGCGGCATTGCGTGGTACTGATGAAGACTTTGCTCGAATTCAAGCATGCCAAGATAAGATTCATGGTGCGCAAGATAAAGGTGATATTGAAGCCGAATCTGCAGCGGTGATGGCTTTTCTTATTGCTTTAACAGAGGCAGCGCACAATGTGGTGTTATTGCACATTGTTCGTAGTTTGGCTCCGTTACTCGAACAAAACGTCTTAGAAAATTTAAAGCTGTTGCATCGTCGTAAAGACGTTGTGGAGAAAGTGAGTATACATCGAGCTAACATTGTAGATGCGATCGTTTCAGGGCAGCCAGAACAGGCACGTGAAATGTCACATTCTCATTTAGCTTACATCGAAGAAACATTGCTGGATTTGACCAAAGAAGAATCGCGCCGCGAACGTTCTTTACGTCGAATTCAACAGGGTAAATAG
- a CDS encoding pilin, which yields MNNKNKRTNQKGFTLIELMIVVAIIGILSAFAVPAYQDYTKKATLSEFPKAAAAVKMAVELCAHESASDAATFKTSCISNNNGVPNVLTLNNMEIKAIGGSASGAVDVRIKASATKGPIKTGETYVMTATYAAVGITWATKCYTDAALANTQDTYCP from the coding sequence ATGAATAACAAAAATAAAAGAACAAATCAGAAAGGTTTTACGTTAATTGAATTGATGATTGTGGTGGCGATTATTGGGATCTTATCGGCATTTGCTGTGCCTGCTTATCAAGATTACACAAAAAAAGCGACTCTATCTGAATTTCCAAAAGCCGCCGCTGCTGTAAAAATGGCTGTTGAATTGTGTGCTCATGAAAGTGCTTCCGATGCTGCGACATTTAAAACTAGCTGTATCTCTAACAATAATGGCGTCCCGAATGTGCTAACACTTAACAACATGGAAATTAAAGCTATCGGTGGGAGCGCTTCTGGTGCTGTCGATGTTCGCATAAAAGCATCGGCAACCAAAGGACCTATAAAAACTGGCGAGACCTATGTTATGACAGCAACTTATGCTGCTGTAGGTATTACTTGGGCAACTAAATGTTACACCGATGCCGCACTTGCTAATACACAAGATACTTATTGCCCATAA
- the lpdA gene encoding dihydrolipoyl dehydrogenase translates to MSKEIKAQVVVLGSGPAGYSAAFRCADLGLETVLVERYSTLGGVCLNVGCIPSKALLHVSKVIEEAKAMAEHGVVFGEPQTDINKVRIWKDKVVDQLTGGLGGMAKMRNVTVVNGFGKFTGPNSIEVVGEETTTINFDNAIIAAGSRPIKLPFIPHEDPRIWDSTDALELNEVPEKLLIMGGGIIGLEMGTVYHSLGSKVEVVEMFDQVIPAADKDIVKVFTKRIKNKFKLMLETKVTAVEAKEDGIYVSMEGKKAPAEAERYDAVLVAIGRVPNGALIDAEKAGIEVDERGFINVDKQMRTNVPHIHAIGDVVGQPMLAHKGVHEGHVAAEVISGKKHYFDPKVIPSIAYTEPEVAWVGKTEKEAKAEGLNYEVATFPWAASGRAIASDCADGMTKMIFDKDTHRVIGGAVVGTNGGELLGEIGLAIEMGCDAEDIALTIHAHPTLHESVGLAAEVFEGSITDLPNKKAVKKKK, encoded by the coding sequence ATGAGCAAAGAAATTAAAGCCCAAGTTGTTGTACTTGGTTCAGGTCCTGCTGGCTACTCAGCGGCATTCCGTTGTGCGGATTTAGGTCTAGAAACAGTACTAGTTGAACGTTACAGCACTCTTGGTGGTGTATGTCTAAACGTTGGTTGTATTCCATCAAAAGCACTTCTTCACGTATCTAAAGTAATTGAAGAAGCAAAAGCGATGGCAGAGCACGGCGTTGTATTCGGCGAGCCACAAACGGACATCAACAAAGTTCGTATCTGGAAAGACAAAGTAGTTGATCAACTGACTGGCGGTCTTGGCGGTATGGCTAAGATGCGTAATGTTACTGTTGTTAACGGTTTCGGTAAGTTTACTGGTCCTAACAGCATCGAAGTTGTTGGCGAAGAAACGACAACAATTAACTTTGATAATGCAATCATTGCAGCGGGTTCTCGCCCAATCAAACTTCCGTTCATCCCACATGAAGACCCACGTATTTGGGATTCTACGGATGCACTAGAACTAAACGAAGTACCAGAAAAACTGCTTATCATGGGCGGCGGTATCATCGGTCTTGAGATGGGTACGGTTTATCACTCTCTAGGTTCTAAAGTTGAAGTTGTTGAGATGTTCGATCAAGTTATCCCTGCTGCGGATAAAGACATCGTTAAAGTCTTCACTAAACGCATCAAGAACAAGTTCAAGCTAATGCTTGAAACTAAAGTGACTGCTGTTGAAGCGAAAGAAGACGGTATCTACGTTTCAATGGAAGGCAAAAAAGCACCAGCTGAAGCTGAGCGCTACGATGCTGTTCTTGTTGCTATCGGTCGTGTTCCAAACGGTGCACTTATCGACGCTGAAAAAGCGGGTATCGAAGTTGATGAGCGTGGTTTCATCAATGTTGATAAGCAAATGCGTACTAACGTTCCTCACATCCACGCGATCGGTGACGTTGTTGGTCAACCAATGCTTGCTCACAAAGGTGTGCATGAAGGTCACGTAGCTGCTGAAGTTATCTCTGGTAAGAAGCACTACTTCGATCCTAAAGTAATCCCATCAATTGCGTACACTGAGCCAGAAGTTGCTTGGGTAGGTAAGACTGAGAAAGAAGCGAAAGCGGAAGGCCTGAACTACGAAGTTGCTACTTTCCCTTGGGCTGCTTCTGGTCGTGCAATCGCTTCAGACTGTGCTGACGGTATGACTAAGATGATCTTCGATAAAGATACTCATCGCGTAATCGGTGGTGCTGTTGTTGGTACTAACGGTGGTGAACTTCTTGGCGAAATCGGCCTAGCAATCGAAATGGGTTGTGATGCAGAAGATATCGCACTGACTATCCACGCTCACCCAACTCTACACGAGTCTGTTGGTCTAGCTGCGGAAGTATTCGAAGGTTCAATCACTGACCTTCCAAACAAAAAAGCAGTAAAAAAGAAGAAGTAA
- the pilB gene encoding type IV-A pilus assembly ATPase PilB: MLTNLPTVLRQADLLSLTQEQAVAEHVQVSGVSTPEALLVLDFFTGDSLANNIKTIFGLPLVQLASTDYETLCEQLGLRELITKYRAIPISVSSSTLTLASADPTDLQAEDDFRFATGLQIELVVANYSELEGAIRKLYGRSISGQDSKRKEITQDELANLVEISDDEITSIEDLSQDDSPVSRFINQILVDAVRKGASDIHFEPYEEHYRVRLRCDGILVEIQQPASHLSRRLSARLKILAKLDIAERRLPQDGRIKLRLNDELAIDMRVSTLPTLWGEKIVLRLLDSSAANLDIDKLGYSEDQKALYLNALKRPQGMILMTGPTGSGKTVSLYTGLRVLNTTERNISTAEDPVEINLCGINQVQVTPKIGFGFAEALRSFLRQDPDVVMVGEIRDLETAEIAIKASQTGHLVLSTLHTNSAAETVTRLSHMGIEPFNLASSLSLIIAQRLARRLCNHCKAADDSPDIFLRHSIPNNQTIYKANPQGCNECNQGYSGRVGIYEVMPFSDQLKNSLIDKPNALAIENLARREGMRTLQESGLDKLLEGTTSYQELQRVLYL; the protein is encoded by the coding sequence ATGCTAACCAACCTTCCAACCGTTCTACGTCAGGCTGATCTACTTAGCCTAACTCAAGAACAGGCCGTTGCGGAACATGTGCAAGTTTCAGGTGTTTCTACACCTGAAGCTTTACTCGTTCTTGATTTCTTCACCGGCGATTCCTTAGCAAACAATATCAAAACCATCTTCGGCTTACCGTTAGTGCAACTAGCCAGTACTGACTACGAAACCTTGTGTGAGCAATTGGGGCTTCGTGAGCTGATCACCAAATATCGAGCAATCCCGATTTCAGTTTCTAGTTCTACTCTTACGCTCGCCTCGGCTGATCCGACCGACTTACAAGCTGAAGACGACTTTCGATTCGCGACAGGATTGCAGATTGAATTGGTTGTCGCTAATTACTCTGAATTAGAAGGCGCAATACGAAAGCTGTATGGCCGTTCTATTTCCGGGCAAGATTCCAAGCGCAAAGAGATAACCCAAGATGAGCTAGCCAACCTTGTTGAGATATCTGACGACGAGATAACGTCCATTGAAGACCTCAGCCAAGACGACTCCCCGGTTAGCCGCTTTATCAACCAGATACTAGTCGATGCGGTACGTAAAGGCGCTTCTGATATCCACTTCGAACCTTACGAAGAGCACTATCGTGTACGACTGCGCTGTGATGGTATTCTTGTTGAGATACAGCAGCCCGCTTCTCACTTAAGTCGTCGTCTATCGGCGCGCTTGAAGATCCTCGCCAAACTTGATATCGCTGAACGGCGCTTGCCTCAAGATGGTCGTATTAAATTACGTTTAAATGACGAACTGGCGATTGATATGCGGGTATCGACGCTGCCAACATTATGGGGAGAAAAGATCGTTCTGCGTCTCTTAGACAGCAGCGCTGCCAATCTCGATATCGATAAGCTCGGTTACAGCGAGGATCAAAAAGCACTCTACCTTAATGCATTGAAACGCCCGCAAGGGATGATCTTAATGACCGGGCCAACCGGCAGTGGCAAAACCGTCTCTCTCTATACTGGCCTTCGAGTGCTCAACACCACTGAACGCAACATCTCAACAGCCGAAGATCCTGTGGAGATTAACCTGTGTGGCATCAATCAGGTACAAGTGACGCCTAAGATCGGCTTTGGATTTGCTGAGGCGCTGCGATCATTTTTACGACAAGATCCTGATGTGGTGATGGTTGGAGAGATCCGCGACTTGGAAACCGCAGAGATCGCGATCAAAGCCTCACAAACAGGCCACTTAGTGCTTTCGACACTGCACACCAATTCTGCAGCAGAAACCGTGACTCGCCTCTCTCATATGGGGATAGAACCTTTTAACCTCGCTTCATCATTAAGCCTGATTATCGCCCAACGACTGGCAAGACGATTGTGCAATCACTGTAAAGCCGCTGACGACTCTCCGGACATATTTCTGCGTCACTCTATCCCTAACAATCAAACGATCTACAAAGCCAATCCACAAGGATGCAATGAGTGTAATCAGGGATACTCGGGGCGAGTCGGTATCTATGAAGTCATGCCTTTTAGCGACCAATTGAAAAATAGCCTGATAGACAAGCCGAACGCGTTAGCCATTGAAAACTTGGCACGCCGAGAAGGCATGAGAACTTTACAAGAATCAGGGCTAGATAAACTGCTTGAAGGCACCACCAGCTATCAAGAGCTACAACGTGTTCTATACCTATAA
- the nadC gene encoding carboxylating nicotinate-nucleotide diphosphorylase produces MKNTHNSHQRLDYLKEQLPLEITRSVAETIKEDLGGTLDPAADITASLIPADAINSATIITREHGVFCGKAWADEVFKQLGGEVTIEWNVEDGDKVEPNQTLCSLTGPARALLTGERNAMNFIQTLSGCATTTAIYADKVKHTECRLLDTRKTIPGLRSALKYAVACGGGFNHRIGVFDAYLIKENHIIACGGIEKAISTAKELNPGKAVEVETESLEELEQAISAGADIIMLDNFTTDMMREAVKINAGRAALENSGNVTLDTIAEFAETGVDYISVGALTKHLKAMDLSMRFKA; encoded by the coding sequence ATGAAAAACACACATAACAGCCACCAACGCCTTGATTACTTAAAAGAGCAACTGCCTCTCGAGATCACTCGCTCAGTGGCTGAGACCATCAAAGAAGATCTAGGCGGAACGTTAGATCCAGCGGCTGATATTACGGCAAGTCTAATCCCAGCAGACGCAATCAACAGCGCGACCATCATTACCCGTGAGCACGGTGTGTTCTGTGGTAAAGCTTGGGCTGATGAAGTGTTTAAGCAATTGGGCGGTGAGGTGACTATCGAGTGGAACGTAGAAGATGGCGACAAGGTTGAACCAAACCAAACGCTTTGTAGCTTAACTGGCCCAGCACGTGCGCTATTAACCGGTGAGCGTAATGCAATGAACTTCATTCAAACGCTATCTGGCTGTGCGACAACAACAGCGATCTACGCAGATAAAGTTAAGCACACAGAATGCCGCCTGTTAGACACTCGCAAAACAATTCCTGGCCTTCGCAGCGCACTAAAATACGCTGTCGCTTGTGGTGGCGGTTTCAACCACCGTATCGGTGTTTTCGATGCCTACCTAATTAAAGAAAACCACATCATCGCCTGTGGTGGTATTGAAAAAGCTATCTCGACAGCAAAAGAGCTTAACCCGGGTAAAGCTGTGGAAGTTGAAACGGAAAGCCTAGAAGAGCTAGAGCAAGCGATCAGCGCTGGCGCAGACATCATCATGCTAGACAACTTCACCACAGACATGATGCGTGAAGCCGTGAAAATCAACGCTGGCCGCGCAGCATTAGAAAACTCAGGTAACGTCACTCTCGACACTATCGCAGAGTTCGCTGAAACGGGTGTTGATTACATCTCTGTTGGTGCACTGACTAAGCATCTAAAAGCGATGGACCTATCCATGAGATTTAAAGCGTAA